The Alosa sapidissima isolate fAloSap1 chromosome 5, fAloSap1.pri, whole genome shotgun sequence genome has a window encoding:
- the dhrs11a gene encoding dehydrogenase/reductase SDR family member 11a isoform X1, whose translation MERWDGRVALVTGASVGIGAAVARALVQKGMKVVGCARSVDKVEKLAAECQSAGYRGTLFPYKCDLSNEEEILSMFSAIRILHTGVDVCINNAGLAHCEPLLCGRTDAWRNMIDVNVLALSICTREAFKSMQERHIDDGHIININSMGGHRMFPSADEHFYCATKYAVTALTEGLRQELREAKTHIRATCISPGIVETEFAFRHHNTDPERAAAAYESIKCLKAKDIASTVMYVLSAPPHVQIGDIQMWPLEQVL comes from the exons ATGGAACGCTGGGATGGAAGAGTTGCTCTTGTGACAGGCGCATCGGTCGGGATTGGAGCGGCTGTTGCACGGGCGCTCGTTCAGAAAGGCATGAAAGTAGTAGGATGTGCCAGAAGTGTCGATAAAGTAGAG AAGCTGGCGGCGGAGTGCCAGAGCGCGGGCTACCGCGGGACCCTCTTCCCCTACAAGTGTGACCTGTCCAACGAGGAGGAGATCCTCTCCATGTTCTCGGCCATCCGGATTCTGCACACGGGCGTGGACGTGTGCATCAACAATGCCGGACTGGCCCACTGCGAGCCGCTGCTCTGCGGGAGGACAGACGCCTGGAGGAACATGATCGAT GTGAATGTACTAGCCCTGTCCATCTGCACACGAGAGGCCTTCAAGTCGATGCAGGAAAGACATATCGATGATGGACATATTATCAACATTAACAG TATGGGCGGCCACCGGATGTTTCCCAGTGCAGACGAGCACTTCTACTGCGCCACCAAGTACGCAGTGACTGCCCTGACAGAGGGCCTGCGGCAGGAGCTACGGGAGGCCAAGACCCACATCCGCGCCACA TGTATATCTCCGGGTATAGTGGAGACTGAGTTTGCTTTCCGGCACCACAATACCGACCCAGAGAGGGCTGCAGCTGCATATGAAAGTATAAAG TGTTTGAAAGCCAAGGACATAGCCAGCACCGTCATGTATGTTCTTAGTGCTCCTCCACATGTCCAG aTAGGAGATATACAGATGTGGCCACTGGAACAGGTGCTATAG
- the dhrs11a gene encoding dehydrogenase/reductase SDR family member 11a isoform X3, translating into MHLHRKIKKLAAECQSAGYRGTLFPYKCDLSNEEEILSMFSAIRILHTGVDVCINNAGLAHCEPLLCGRTDAWRNMIDVNVLALSICTREAFKSMQERHIDDGHIININSMGGHRMFPSADEHFYCATKYAVTALTEGLRQELREAKTHIRATCISPGIVETEFAFRHHNTDPERAAAAYESIKCLKAKDIASTVMYVLSAPPHVQIGDIQMWPLEQVL; encoded by the exons ATGCATCTGCACAGGAAAATAAAG AAGCTGGCGGCGGAGTGCCAGAGCGCGGGCTACCGCGGGACCCTCTTCCCCTACAAGTGTGACCTGTCCAACGAGGAGGAGATCCTCTCCATGTTCTCGGCCATCCGGATTCTGCACACGGGCGTGGACGTGTGCATCAACAATGCCGGACTGGCCCACTGCGAGCCGCTGCTCTGCGGGAGGACAGACGCCTGGAGGAACATGATCGAT GTGAATGTACTAGCCCTGTCCATCTGCACACGAGAGGCCTTCAAGTCGATGCAGGAAAGACATATCGATGATGGACATATTATCAACATTAACAG TATGGGCGGCCACCGGATGTTTCCCAGTGCAGACGAGCACTTCTACTGCGCCACCAAGTACGCAGTGACTGCCCTGACAGAGGGCCTGCGGCAGGAGCTACGGGAGGCCAAGACCCACATCCGCGCCACA TGTATATCTCCGGGTATAGTGGAGACTGAGTTTGCTTTCCGGCACCACAATACCGACCCAGAGAGGGCTGCAGCTGCATATGAAAGTATAAAG TGTTTGAAAGCCAAGGACATAGCCAGCACCGTCATGTATGTTCTTAGTGCTCCTCCACATGTCCAG aTAGGAGATATACAGATGTGGCCACTGGAACAGGTGCTATAG
- the dhrs11a gene encoding dehydrogenase/reductase SDR family member 11a isoform X4 — protein MAQTTKLAAECQSAGYRGTLFPYKCDLSNEEEILSMFSAIRILHTGVDVCINNAGLAHCEPLLCGRTDAWRNMIDVNVLALSICTREAFKSMQERHIDDGHIININSMGGHRMFPSADEHFYCATKYAVTALTEGLRQELREAKTHIRATCISPGIVETEFAFRHHNTDPERAAAAYESIKCLKAKDIASTVMYVLSAPPHVQIGDIQMWPLEQVL, from the exons ATGGCTCAGACTACA AAGCTGGCGGCGGAGTGCCAGAGCGCGGGCTACCGCGGGACCCTCTTCCCCTACAAGTGTGACCTGTCCAACGAGGAGGAGATCCTCTCCATGTTCTCGGCCATCCGGATTCTGCACACGGGCGTGGACGTGTGCATCAACAATGCCGGACTGGCCCACTGCGAGCCGCTGCTCTGCGGGAGGACAGACGCCTGGAGGAACATGATCGAT GTGAATGTACTAGCCCTGTCCATCTGCACACGAGAGGCCTTCAAGTCGATGCAGGAAAGACATATCGATGATGGACATATTATCAACATTAACAG TATGGGCGGCCACCGGATGTTTCCCAGTGCAGACGAGCACTTCTACTGCGCCACCAAGTACGCAGTGACTGCCCTGACAGAGGGCCTGCGGCAGGAGCTACGGGAGGCCAAGACCCACATCCGCGCCACA TGTATATCTCCGGGTATAGTGGAGACTGAGTTTGCTTTCCGGCACCACAATACCGACCCAGAGAGGGCTGCAGCTGCATATGAAAGTATAAAG TGTTTGAAAGCCAAGGACATAGCCAGCACCGTCATGTATGTTCTTAGTGCTCCTCCACATGTCCAG aTAGGAGATATACAGATGTGGCCACTGGAACAGGTGCTATAG
- the dhrs11a gene encoding dehydrogenase/reductase SDR family member 11a isoform X2, whose protein sequence is MTLYQNIIKCVCLIPADAQRPCILTRPDSAHSPAPVCLAPSFQKLAAECQSAGYRGTLFPYKCDLSNEEEILSMFSAIRILHTGVDVCINNAGLAHCEPLLCGRTDAWRNMIDVNVLALSICTREAFKSMQERHIDDGHIININSMGGHRMFPSADEHFYCATKYAVTALTEGLRQELREAKTHIRATCISPGIVETEFAFRHHNTDPERAAAAYESIKCLKAKDIASTVMYVLSAPPHVQIGDIQMWPLEQVL, encoded by the exons ATGACGCTCTATCAAAATataattaaatgtgtgtgtttgatcccAGCCGATGCTCAGAGGCCCTGTATCCTCACACGGCCAGACTCGGCTCATTCCCCT GCTCCTGTCTGTTTGGCTCCTTCTTTTCAGAAGCTGGCGGCGGAGTGCCAGAGCGCGGGCTACCGCGGGACCCTCTTCCCCTACAAGTGTGACCTGTCCAACGAGGAGGAGATCCTCTCCATGTTCTCGGCCATCCGGATTCTGCACACGGGCGTGGACGTGTGCATCAACAATGCCGGACTGGCCCACTGCGAGCCGCTGCTCTGCGGGAGGACAGACGCCTGGAGGAACATGATCGAT GTGAATGTACTAGCCCTGTCCATCTGCACACGAGAGGCCTTCAAGTCGATGCAGGAAAGACATATCGATGATGGACATATTATCAACATTAACAG TATGGGCGGCCACCGGATGTTTCCCAGTGCAGACGAGCACTTCTACTGCGCCACCAAGTACGCAGTGACTGCCCTGACAGAGGGCCTGCGGCAGGAGCTACGGGAGGCCAAGACCCACATCCGCGCCACA TGTATATCTCCGGGTATAGTGGAGACTGAGTTTGCTTTCCGGCACCACAATACCGACCCAGAGAGGGCTGCAGCTGCATATGAAAGTATAAAG TGTTTGAAAGCCAAGGACATAGCCAGCACCGTCATGTATGTTCTTAGTGCTCCTCCACATGTCCAG aTAGGAGATATACAGATGTGGCCACTGGAACAGGTGCTATAG
- the ggnbp2 gene encoding gametogenetin-binding protein 2 isoform X2, whose translation MARLVAVCREGEEDYQFLARQIPLFINDTLTMVMEFPDSVMDLDSHQINSSQLKQFVQYHAMLKQQDLSISMMVTSREVFSALSQLVPCVGCRRSVERLFSQLVESGNPALEPLTVRSTGILSVTKACMTDAKKLYTLFYVHGSKLNDMIDAIPKSKKNKRCQLHSLDTHKPKPLGEGSAERSVVLAKDSGDSSKKVRCSIQFHFGPFQSPSSGSWMDVWELMSQECRDEVVLIDSTCLLDTLETYLRKHRFCTDCKNKVLRAYNILVGELDCSKEKGYCAALYEGLRCCPHEHHIHVCCETDFIAHLLGRAEPEFAGGYERRERHAKTIDIAQEEVLTCLGIHLYERLHRIWQKLRAEEQTWQLLFYLGIDALRKSFEMAVEKVQGISRLEQLCEELSEEERVRELKQEKKRQKRKNRRKNKCGFDIAEPDTDCKDKSLDKGSTESVDGVCKDCRIGEESGSCGEVLVTTEDTPCSCPAASILNSPKVKKGLSPRSAGSDCGYSSSMEGSETGSREGSDVACTEGICNHDETGDYSCSHQCSEDKEEDCVDSCVECWANSEENLKGKNKKKKRKNKVGMFGSEQGSKPEGCMADLSRRVTPGAVHSVTSSHSCREKETCAQLCCDSFASIALQLPWAEHRKNAALYSGLPPECTPGECGTKSLMELLDESEVTSDEENCLTQDEIQSFVESNKSFISNRNQYRQHLKDRFTKYCRSNEQSKSVWFPTASVN comes from the exons ATGGCGCGTCTTGTTGCCGTTtgcagggaaggagaggaggactaTCAGTTCCTTGCACGCCAAATTCCACTCTTCATTAATGACACTTTGACG ATGGTGATGGAATTTCCAGACAGTGTCATGGACCTTGACAGTCATCAGATTAACTCTTCACAGCTGAAACAGTTTGTTCAG TACCACGCCATGTTAAAGCAGCAAGACCTGAGTATTTCCATGATGGTGACCTCACGGGAGGTGTTCAGTGCCCTGTCACAGCTGGTCCCATGCGTGGGGTGTCGGCGCAGCGTGGAACGTCTCTTCTCACAGTTAGTGGAGTCAGGGAATCCAGCGCTTGAGCCACTGACTGTGCGGTCCACAGGCATATTATCAGTCACTAAGGCCTGCATGACGGATGCCAAGAAGCTTTACACACTCTTCTATGTCCATGG GTCGAAATTGAATGATATGATAGATGCCATCCCCAAAAGCAAGAAGAACAAACGCTGCCAGTTGCACTCCTTAGATACACACAAACCTAAACCTTTAGG AGAAGGAAGTGCAGAGAGAAGTGTAGTTTTAGCTAAAGACAGTGGAGATTCATCAAAGAAGGTCAGATGTAGCATCCAGTTTCACTTTGGACCATTTCAGTCTCCAAGCAG CGGTAGCTGGATGGATGTGTGGGAGCTCATGTCTCAGGAGTGCCGAGATGAGGTGGTTCTTATCGACAGTACTTGTCTCCTAGATACCCTAGAGACATATTTACGCAAACACAG GTTTTGCACTGACTGTAAAAACAAGGTGCTGAGAGCCTACAACATCCTGGTCGGTGAGCTGGACTGCAGTAAAGAGAAGGGCTACTGCGCTGCTTTATATGAGGGCCTGCGCTGTTGCCCCCACGAACACCACATCCATGTGTGCTGTGAAACAGACTTCATAGCACACCTCCTAGGTCGAGCTGAGCCAGAGTTCGCTGGGGGATATGA ACGCAGAGAAAGACATGCCAAAACCATAGATATTGCACAAGAGGAGGTTCTGACCTGTCTAGGCATACATCTCTATGAGCGACTGCATCGAATCTGGCAGAAGCTTAGAGCCGAGGAGCAGACTTGGCAACTGTTGTTCTATCTGGGCATTGATGCACTACGCAAAAGCTTCGAG ATGGCGGTGGAGAAGGTGCAGGGCATCAGCCGCCTGGAGCAGCTGTGTGAGGAGCTGTCAGAAGAGGAGCGAGTTCGCGAGCTGAAGCAAGAGAAGAAGCGACAGAAACGCAAAAACCGCCGCAAAAACAAGTGTGGCTTTGACATCGCTGAGCCGGACACTGACTGCAAAGACAAGAGTCTTGATAAG GGCTCCACGGAGTCGGTGGATGGTGTCTGTAAGGACTGCAGGATTGGAGAGGAGTCTGGAAGCTGTGGAGAGGTCCTGGTCACCACCGAGGACACCCCCTGTAGCTGCCCTGCAGCCTCCATACTCAACTCTCCCAAAGTCAAGAAAG GTCTGTCACCCCGCAGTGCCGGCAGCGACTGTGGTTACTCATCCAGTATGGAGGGCAGCGAGACCGGCTCCAGGGAAGGCTCCGACGTAGCGTGCACCGAGGGCATCTGCAACCATGACGAAACAG GTGATTACTCGTGTAGCCACCAGTGCTCCGAAGACAAGGAAGAGGACTGTGTGGACAGCTGTGTGGAATGCTGGGCCAACTCCGAAGAGAACCTCAAAGGCAAGAATAAAAAGAAGAAACGAAAGAACAAGGTTGGAATGTTTGGGAGCGAACAG GGGTCCAAGCCAGAGGGTTGCATGGCGGACCTCAGCAGGAGAGTGACCCCAGGAGCTGTCCACAGCGTAACATCCTCACACTCGTGCAGAGAAAAGGAGACCTGCGCACAGCTGTGTTGTGATTCGTTTGCGAGCATTGCACTTCAACTGCCATGGGCGGAGCACCGGAAGAACGCAGCCCTCTACTCCGGCCTTCCGCCGGAGTGCACACCAGGGGAGTGTGGCACCAAGAGCCTCATGGAACTTCTA GATGAATCCGAAGTGACCTCAGATGAAGAGAACTGTCTCACACAAGACGAAATCCAGTCATTTGTGGAAAGCAATAAGTCTTTCATTAGCAACCGGAACCAGTACAGACAGCACTTGAAGGATCGATTCACAAAATACTGCCGCTCAAATGAGCAGAGTAAGTCTGTATGGTTTCCTACCGCCAGCGTGAACTAG
- the ggnbp2 gene encoding gametogenetin-binding protein 2 isoform X1, with amino-acid sequence MLPWYFGEYSSSQALQLRPEQGEDMARLVAVCREGEEDYQFLARQIPLFINDTLTMVMEFPDSVMDLDSHQINSSQLKQFVQYHAMLKQQDLSISMMVTSREVFSALSQLVPCVGCRRSVERLFSQLVESGNPALEPLTVRSTGILSVTKACMTDAKKLYTLFYVHGSKLNDMIDAIPKSKKNKRCQLHSLDTHKPKPLGEGSAERSVVLAKDSGDSSKKVRCSIQFHFGPFQSPSSGSWMDVWELMSQECRDEVVLIDSTCLLDTLETYLRKHRFCTDCKNKVLRAYNILVGELDCSKEKGYCAALYEGLRCCPHEHHIHVCCETDFIAHLLGRAEPEFAGGYERRERHAKTIDIAQEEVLTCLGIHLYERLHRIWQKLRAEEQTWQLLFYLGIDALRKSFEMAVEKVQGISRLEQLCEELSEEERVRELKQEKKRQKRKNRRKNKCGFDIAEPDTDCKDKSLDKGSTESVDGVCKDCRIGEESGSCGEVLVTTEDTPCSCPAASILNSPKVKKGLSPRSAGSDCGYSSSMEGSETGSREGSDVACTEGICNHDETGDYSCSHQCSEDKEEDCVDSCVECWANSEENLKGKNKKKKRKNKVGMFGSEQGSKPEGCMADLSRRVTPGAVHSVTSSHSCREKETCAQLCCDSFASIALQLPWAEHRKNAALYSGLPPECTPGECGTKSLMELLDESEVTSDEENCLTQDEIQSFVESNKSFISNRNQYRQHLKDRFTKYCRSNEQSKSVWFPTASVN; translated from the exons ATGTTACCTTGGTATTTCGGGGAATATAGCTCATCACAG GCACTACAGCTACGACCTGAGCAGGGAGAAGACATGGCGCGTCTTGTTGCCGTTtgcagggaaggagaggaggactaTCAGTTCCTTGCACGCCAAATTCCACTCTTCATTAATGACACTTTGACG ATGGTGATGGAATTTCCAGACAGTGTCATGGACCTTGACAGTCATCAGATTAACTCTTCACAGCTGAAACAGTTTGTTCAG TACCACGCCATGTTAAAGCAGCAAGACCTGAGTATTTCCATGATGGTGACCTCACGGGAGGTGTTCAGTGCCCTGTCACAGCTGGTCCCATGCGTGGGGTGTCGGCGCAGCGTGGAACGTCTCTTCTCACAGTTAGTGGAGTCAGGGAATCCAGCGCTTGAGCCACTGACTGTGCGGTCCACAGGCATATTATCAGTCACTAAGGCCTGCATGACGGATGCCAAGAAGCTTTACACACTCTTCTATGTCCATGG GTCGAAATTGAATGATATGATAGATGCCATCCCCAAAAGCAAGAAGAACAAACGCTGCCAGTTGCACTCCTTAGATACACACAAACCTAAACCTTTAGG AGAAGGAAGTGCAGAGAGAAGTGTAGTTTTAGCTAAAGACAGTGGAGATTCATCAAAGAAGGTCAGATGTAGCATCCAGTTTCACTTTGGACCATTTCAGTCTCCAAGCAG CGGTAGCTGGATGGATGTGTGGGAGCTCATGTCTCAGGAGTGCCGAGATGAGGTGGTTCTTATCGACAGTACTTGTCTCCTAGATACCCTAGAGACATATTTACGCAAACACAG GTTTTGCACTGACTGTAAAAACAAGGTGCTGAGAGCCTACAACATCCTGGTCGGTGAGCTGGACTGCAGTAAAGAGAAGGGCTACTGCGCTGCTTTATATGAGGGCCTGCGCTGTTGCCCCCACGAACACCACATCCATGTGTGCTGTGAAACAGACTTCATAGCACACCTCCTAGGTCGAGCTGAGCCAGAGTTCGCTGGGGGATATGA ACGCAGAGAAAGACATGCCAAAACCATAGATATTGCACAAGAGGAGGTTCTGACCTGTCTAGGCATACATCTCTATGAGCGACTGCATCGAATCTGGCAGAAGCTTAGAGCCGAGGAGCAGACTTGGCAACTGTTGTTCTATCTGGGCATTGATGCACTACGCAAAAGCTTCGAG ATGGCGGTGGAGAAGGTGCAGGGCATCAGCCGCCTGGAGCAGCTGTGTGAGGAGCTGTCAGAAGAGGAGCGAGTTCGCGAGCTGAAGCAAGAGAAGAAGCGACAGAAACGCAAAAACCGCCGCAAAAACAAGTGTGGCTTTGACATCGCTGAGCCGGACACTGACTGCAAAGACAAGAGTCTTGATAAG GGCTCCACGGAGTCGGTGGATGGTGTCTGTAAGGACTGCAGGATTGGAGAGGAGTCTGGAAGCTGTGGAGAGGTCCTGGTCACCACCGAGGACACCCCCTGTAGCTGCCCTGCAGCCTCCATACTCAACTCTCCCAAAGTCAAGAAAG GTCTGTCACCCCGCAGTGCCGGCAGCGACTGTGGTTACTCATCCAGTATGGAGGGCAGCGAGACCGGCTCCAGGGAAGGCTCCGACGTAGCGTGCACCGAGGGCATCTGCAACCATGACGAAACAG GTGATTACTCGTGTAGCCACCAGTGCTCCGAAGACAAGGAAGAGGACTGTGTGGACAGCTGTGTGGAATGCTGGGCCAACTCCGAAGAGAACCTCAAAGGCAAGAATAAAAAGAAGAAACGAAAGAACAAGGTTGGAATGTTTGGGAGCGAACAG GGGTCCAAGCCAGAGGGTTGCATGGCGGACCTCAGCAGGAGAGTGACCCCAGGAGCTGTCCACAGCGTAACATCCTCACACTCGTGCAGAGAAAAGGAGACCTGCGCACAGCTGTGTTGTGATTCGTTTGCGAGCATTGCACTTCAACTGCCATGGGCGGAGCACCGGAAGAACGCAGCCCTCTACTCCGGCCTTCCGCCGGAGTGCACACCAGGGGAGTGTGGCACCAAGAGCCTCATGGAACTTCTA GATGAATCCGAAGTGACCTCAGATGAAGAGAACTGTCTCACACAAGACGAAATCCAGTCATTTGTGGAAAGCAATAAGTCTTTCATTAGCAACCGGAACCAGTACAGACAGCACTTGAAGGATCGATTCACAAAATACTGCCGCTCAAATGAGCAGAGTAAGTCTGTATGGTTTCCTACCGCCAGCGTGAACTAG
- the ggnbp2 gene encoding gametogenetin-binding protein 2 isoform X3 yields MLPWYFGEYSSSQALQLRPEQGEDMARLVAVCREGEEDYQFLARQIPLFINDTLTMVMEFPDSVMDLDSHQINSSQLKQFVQYHAMLKQQDLSISMMVTSREVFSALSQLVPCVGCRRSVERLFSQLVESGNPALEPLTVRSTGILSVTKACMTDAKKLYTLFYVHGSKLNDMIDAIPKSKKNKRCQLHSLDTHKPKPLGGSWMDVWELMSQECRDEVVLIDSTCLLDTLETYLRKHRFCTDCKNKVLRAYNILVGELDCSKEKGYCAALYEGLRCCPHEHHIHVCCETDFIAHLLGRAEPEFAGGYERRERHAKTIDIAQEEVLTCLGIHLYERLHRIWQKLRAEEQTWQLLFYLGIDALRKSFEMAVEKVQGISRLEQLCEELSEEERVRELKQEKKRQKRKNRRKNKCGFDIAEPDTDCKDKSLDKGSTESVDGVCKDCRIGEESGSCGEVLVTTEDTPCSCPAASILNSPKVKKGLSPRSAGSDCGYSSSMEGSETGSREGSDVACTEGICNHDETGDYSCSHQCSEDKEEDCVDSCVECWANSEENLKGKNKKKKRKNKVGMFGSEQGSKPEGCMADLSRRVTPGAVHSVTSSHSCREKETCAQLCCDSFASIALQLPWAEHRKNAALYSGLPPECTPGECGTKSLMELLDESEVTSDEENCLTQDEIQSFVESNKSFISNRNQYRQHLKDRFTKYCRSNEQSKSVWFPTASVN; encoded by the exons ATGTTACCTTGGTATTTCGGGGAATATAGCTCATCACAG GCACTACAGCTACGACCTGAGCAGGGAGAAGACATGGCGCGTCTTGTTGCCGTTtgcagggaaggagaggaggactaTCAGTTCCTTGCACGCCAAATTCCACTCTTCATTAATGACACTTTGACG ATGGTGATGGAATTTCCAGACAGTGTCATGGACCTTGACAGTCATCAGATTAACTCTTCACAGCTGAAACAGTTTGTTCAG TACCACGCCATGTTAAAGCAGCAAGACCTGAGTATTTCCATGATGGTGACCTCACGGGAGGTGTTCAGTGCCCTGTCACAGCTGGTCCCATGCGTGGGGTGTCGGCGCAGCGTGGAACGTCTCTTCTCACAGTTAGTGGAGTCAGGGAATCCAGCGCTTGAGCCACTGACTGTGCGGTCCACAGGCATATTATCAGTCACTAAGGCCTGCATGACGGATGCCAAGAAGCTTTACACACTCTTCTATGTCCATGG GTCGAAATTGAATGATATGATAGATGCCATCCCCAAAAGCAAGAAGAACAAACGCTGCCAGTTGCACTCCTTAGATACACACAAACCTAAACCTTTAGG CGGTAGCTGGATGGATGTGTGGGAGCTCATGTCTCAGGAGTGCCGAGATGAGGTGGTTCTTATCGACAGTACTTGTCTCCTAGATACCCTAGAGACATATTTACGCAAACACAG GTTTTGCACTGACTGTAAAAACAAGGTGCTGAGAGCCTACAACATCCTGGTCGGTGAGCTGGACTGCAGTAAAGAGAAGGGCTACTGCGCTGCTTTATATGAGGGCCTGCGCTGTTGCCCCCACGAACACCACATCCATGTGTGCTGTGAAACAGACTTCATAGCACACCTCCTAGGTCGAGCTGAGCCAGAGTTCGCTGGGGGATATGA ACGCAGAGAAAGACATGCCAAAACCATAGATATTGCACAAGAGGAGGTTCTGACCTGTCTAGGCATACATCTCTATGAGCGACTGCATCGAATCTGGCAGAAGCTTAGAGCCGAGGAGCAGACTTGGCAACTGTTGTTCTATCTGGGCATTGATGCACTACGCAAAAGCTTCGAG ATGGCGGTGGAGAAGGTGCAGGGCATCAGCCGCCTGGAGCAGCTGTGTGAGGAGCTGTCAGAAGAGGAGCGAGTTCGCGAGCTGAAGCAAGAGAAGAAGCGACAGAAACGCAAAAACCGCCGCAAAAACAAGTGTGGCTTTGACATCGCTGAGCCGGACACTGACTGCAAAGACAAGAGTCTTGATAAG GGCTCCACGGAGTCGGTGGATGGTGTCTGTAAGGACTGCAGGATTGGAGAGGAGTCTGGAAGCTGTGGAGAGGTCCTGGTCACCACCGAGGACACCCCCTGTAGCTGCCCTGCAGCCTCCATACTCAACTCTCCCAAAGTCAAGAAAG GTCTGTCACCCCGCAGTGCCGGCAGCGACTGTGGTTACTCATCCAGTATGGAGGGCAGCGAGACCGGCTCCAGGGAAGGCTCCGACGTAGCGTGCACCGAGGGCATCTGCAACCATGACGAAACAG GTGATTACTCGTGTAGCCACCAGTGCTCCGAAGACAAGGAAGAGGACTGTGTGGACAGCTGTGTGGAATGCTGGGCCAACTCCGAAGAGAACCTCAAAGGCAAGAATAAAAAGAAGAAACGAAAGAACAAGGTTGGAATGTTTGGGAGCGAACAG GGGTCCAAGCCAGAGGGTTGCATGGCGGACCTCAGCAGGAGAGTGACCCCAGGAGCTGTCCACAGCGTAACATCCTCACACTCGTGCAGAGAAAAGGAGACCTGCGCACAGCTGTGTTGTGATTCGTTTGCGAGCATTGCACTTCAACTGCCATGGGCGGAGCACCGGAAGAACGCAGCCCTCTACTCCGGCCTTCCGCCGGAGTGCACACCAGGGGAGTGTGGCACCAAGAGCCTCATGGAACTTCTA GATGAATCCGAAGTGACCTCAGATGAAGAGAACTGTCTCACACAAGACGAAATCCAGTCATTTGTGGAAAGCAATAAGTCTTTCATTAGCAACCGGAACCAGTACAGACAGCACTTGAAGGATCGATTCACAAAATACTGCCGCTCAAATGAGCAGAGTAAGTCTGTATGGTTTCCTACCGCCAGCGTGAACTAG